Proteins from one Kwoniella shivajii chromosome 1, complete sequence genomic window:
- a CDS encoding GTP-binding protein YchF, which produces MAPKKKVDEPKKIILGRPSNNLKIGIVGVPNVGKSSFFNTLSQTDLGKAANFPYATIDPEEARIPVPDERFDWLCSVYKPTNKIPAFLTCIDIAGLTAGASTGAGLGNAFLSHVRSVDGIFQVVRAFDDAEVIHVEGDVDPCRDMKIISTELRLKDIEWTEKALEVCKKNTRNAGGVSLADKAKKEEQATVEKILSLLRDDNKDVRKGNWSNKEVEVINGLNLLTAKPITYLVNLSERDFIRKKNKWLPKIKAWIDENNAGDSLIPFSVALEERLVRMTDDEKVAEAESLGLGKNASALGKITTIGYATLDLIRYFTCGPVEVRAWTIRKGTKAPQAAGVIHSDFENKFICGEIMSYEDLKEYGTEAAVKAAGKLRQQGKPYELVDGDICYWKSGQ; this is translated from the exons ATGGCTCCTAAAAAGAAGGTCGATGAACCCAAAAAAATCATCCTTGGTAGACCAAGTAATAACTTGAAG ATCGGTATCGTGGGTGTACCAAATGTCGgcaaatcatcattcttcaacaCACTTTCTCAAACAGATCTGGGTAAAGCAGCAAATTTCCCTTATGCCACAAT TGATCCAGAGGAAGCTCGTATTCCTGTTCCCGATGAACGATTCGATTGGCTTTGCTCAGTGTATAAACCAACCAACAAGATACCTGCTTTCTTGACCTGTATCGATATCGCCGGTTTGACTGCCGGTGCATCAACAGGTGCAGGATTAGGAAACGCGTTCTTATCTCATGTTAGATCAGTCGATGGTATTTTCCAAGTCGTCAGAGCTTTTGATGATGCAGAAGTAATTCACGTCGAAGGTGACGTTGATCCTTGTAGAGATATGAAAATCATCTCAActgaattgagattgaaagacATTGAATGGACCGAGAAAGCTCTGGAAGTATGTAAGAAGAATACAAGAAATGCAGGTGGTGTCAGTTTAGCCGAtaaagctaagaaagaagaacaa GCTACAGTTGAGAAAATCTTAAGTCTCCTCAGAGATGACAACAAGGACGTACGAAAAGGTAACTGGTCCAACAAAGAG GTTGAAGTCATCAATGGTCTTAACCTTCTTACAGCTAAACCCATCACTTATCTCGTCAATCTTTCCGAAAGAGATTTCattcgaaagaagaacaagtggTTACCTAAAATCAAAGCTTGGATAGATGAGAACAATGCAGGAGATTCTCTCATTCCATTCTCAGTAGCTTTGGAAGAGAGATTAGTTCGAAtgacagatgatgagaaagtaGCCGAAGCTGAATCTTTGGGTTTGGGTAAAAACGCCAGTGCTTTGGGTAAAATCACGACCATTGGTTACGCAACTTTAGATTTGATCCGATATTTCACAT GTGGACCTGTCGAAGTTCGAGCTTGGACTATCCGAAAGGGTACCAAAGCTCCTCAAGCAGCTGGTGTCATTCA CTCTGATTTTGAAAACAAGTTTATCTGTGGTGAGATCATGTCCTACGAAGATCTTAAAGAGTACGGTACAGAAGCCGCTGTCAAAGCTGCTGGAAAGCTTAGACAACAGGGTAAACCTTATGAACTTGTAGACGGTGATATCTGTTACTGGAAATCCGGTCAATAG
- a CDS encoding cytidine deaminase, translating into MPHEAYPLGAPALDELCRTSLKYRDRAYAPYSKFRVGAALLSADGQVFGGCNVENASYGAGICAERTAITKAISEGQNKFLAVVVSSDVPSPTTSPCGICRQFLREFLEPNVPVYFISSKYPLGGIPDWLNDVQGQEAQEFIKKMTMEELLPNSFGPENLI; encoded by the exons ATGCCTCATGAAGCTTACCCTTTAGGTGCTCCAGCCTTAGATGAGCTCTGTAGAACTTCTCTCAAGT ACAGAGATCGAGCTTATGCCCCTTACTCCAAATTCAG GGTCGGAGCTGCTTTGTTATCCGCCGATGGACAAGTATTCGGGGGATGTAACGTTGAGAATGCCTCATACG GCGCAGGAATATGTGCCGAGAGAACAGCTATAACAAAAGCGATC AGTGAAGGTCAAAACAAGTTTTTAGCTGTTGTAGTCTCTTC TGACGTCCCGTCACCTACAACGTCCCCTTGTGGTATCTGTCGACAATTCCTGCGTGAATTTTTAGAACCAAACGTTCCAGTTTACTTCATATCATCCAAATACCCTTTAGGTGGGATTCCAGATTGGTTAAATgatgttcaaggtcaagaagctcaagaatTCATAAAGAAAATGACCATGGAAGAATTGTTGCCTAATTCATTCGGTCCAGAGAATTTAATCTAA